A window of the Desulfobacula toluolica Tol2 genome harbors these coding sequences:
- the trpD gene encoding anthranilate phosphoribosyltransferase — protein MSQTINREFGTIITRLIQKKNLTRNEAKQAFVCVLNNTVTDMHQGAFLAALTAKGETKEEVAGSWEAIYDLDTTKVKLNHEIKTVDNSGTGMDTFKTFNISTAASIIAAAGGIPMARHGARAITSVCGTVDMAEALGVDVECTADIVAKSIETVSLGLFNGMSPHIHPMALGRILSQIYFGSTLNIAASLANPALPSIGVRGVYSREMIRPVSDVMQEIGYQNAIVLHGSIEDSDKGMDEASVCGITHCAQIQENKKTNEFTIDPKKLGLAVKNHTELSPEQDIETESKRFAALINNQENSARKDAALLNAGLIFLAARKAKDVEDGIQQATKLLEAGTAFETLENWVKAQNTDPKKGLKKLHRLMQ, from the coding sequence ATGTCCCAGACAATTAACAGGGAATTCGGAACAATTATCACCCGCCTTATCCAAAAAAAAAATCTCACCCGAAATGAGGCAAAACAAGCGTTTGTTTGTGTTTTAAACAATACAGTCACCGACATGCACCAGGGTGCTTTCCTGGCAGCGTTGACCGCCAAAGGCGAAACCAAAGAAGAAGTGGCAGGTTCCTGGGAGGCCATTTATGATCTTGACACAACCAAAGTAAAATTAAACCATGAGATCAAAACCGTTGACAACAGCGGCACTGGAATGGACACCTTTAAAACATTCAATATCAGCACTGCCGCCTCCATTATTGCGGCTGCAGGCGGCATCCCCATGGCAAGGCACGGTGCCCGGGCCATCACATCCGTGTGCGGAACCGTTGACATGGCAGAGGCCCTGGGTGTTGATGTGGAATGCACGGCTGATATTGTTGCCAAAAGCATTGAAACCGTAAGTCTTGGCCTGTTTAACGGCATGAGCCCCCATATTCACCCCATGGCATTGGGCCGCATCCTGTCTCAAATCTATTTCGGGTCCACACTTAACATTGCCGCATCCCTTGCCAACCCGGCCCTGCCGTCCATCGGAGTAAGGGGCGTATATTCAAGGGAAATGATCCGGCCTGTGTCAGATGTCATGCAGGAAATAGGCTATCAAAATGCCATTGTTCTGCACGGTTCCATTGAAGACTCAGACAAGGGCATGGATGAAGCCTCGGTCTGCGGAATCACCCATTGCGCGCAAATCCAGGAAAATAAAAAAACAAACGAATTTACCATTGACCCTAAAAAACTGGGCCTTGCCGTGAAAAACCATACGGAACTGTCGCCTGAACAAGACATTGAAACCGAATCAAAACGTTTTGCCGCCCTGATCAACAACCAGGAAAACAGTGCCAGGAAAGACGCGGCACTGCTCAATGCAGGCCTGATTTTCCTTGCTGCAAGAAAAGCCAAAGATGTGGAAGATGGAATCCAACAGGCAACAAAACTTCTGGAAGCAGGAACAGCATTTGAAACCCTGGAAAACTGGGTAAAAGCCCAGAATACAGATCCCAAAAAAGGACTAAAAAAACTTCACCGCCTAATGCAATAA
- a CDS encoding FmdE family protein: protein MNVQEIMNSNDFKQCVSFHGHVCPGVSIGYKAAKAGMAWLKENRSEDEEIIAIVETNACSADAVQVLTGCTFGKGNFIHKDYGKMVLTLLSRNSGKGVRVAVKAGTSGLAPEHMELIRKMIDGKLTDTEQEQFQELHLQKSMSILETPDQELFTIRETSMELPQKARIEPSEPCSRCKEPVMKSKLKDVDGQMVCQDCCN, encoded by the coding sequence ATGAACGTACAGGAAATCATGAACAGCAATGATTTTAAGCAATGCGTGTCATTTCACGGACATGTCTGTCCAGGGGTGTCCATCGGCTATAAGGCAGCCAAAGCAGGTATGGCATGGCTTAAAGAAAACCGATCCGAAGATGAAGAAATCATCGCCATTGTCGAAACAAACGCCTGTTCAGCTGACGCGGTACAGGTTCTGACAGGTTGCACCTTTGGAAAGGGAAATTTTATTCACAAGGATTACGGAAAAATGGTACTGACCCTGCTCAGCCGCAACTCAGGCAAAGGCGTCCGGGTCGCGGTAAAAGCGGGCACAAGCGGGCTTGCCCCGGAACACATGGAACTGATCCGGAAAATGATTGATGGAAAATTGACTGATACCGAGCAGGAACAGTTCCAGGAACTTCATCTTCAAAAAAGCATGTCGATTCTGGAAACCCCGGACCAAGAACTGTTTACAATCAGAGAAACCTCCATGGAACTGCCGCAAAAGGCGCGCATTGAACCTTCCGAACCTTGTTCGCGCTGCAAAGAACCGGTCATGAAATCCAAGCTGAAAGATGTGGACGGCCAAATGGTATGCCAAGACTGCTGTAACTGA
- a CDS encoding nucleotide-binding protein, translated as MSTELEQMDHELHKLQIACAYLFSPIHARDNAFIVSLDRNMIKKAFREKAKLYHPDLHGNETEEMILKRKERFIKIKKSYEYLSQRVHDDRPTDVKQPENKPQKRPVVIAVGGAKGGIGKSLVTANLSVSLSNKGLKTVAVDLDLGGANLHLYLGKTRIKKNINDFFDKKELAISDIMEKTDFGPYLIGGDSGRLGAGNIPFARKLKLLKAIKTIDADCVVIDLGGDTSYNMLDFFLAADQGVVMTTCDPASYLDAYTFIKVALYRKLNRLFGPESDYSGETTGVLKNLIQDMTLPQNGRGVSDMNVFRAKIKQECPSGLGIVNQAISGFFPHIIVNKTNDANAALEPVKRIQQVAKQNLTIDVNHLCNLPFMTDIERSARTLVPWVSTDSNGSFALLLDGLSKTLLSNIIL; from the coding sequence GTGAGTACGGAGTTGGAACAGATGGATCATGAACTGCACAAGCTTCAAATAGCATGTGCTTATCTTTTTTCTCCCATCCATGCAAGGGATAATGCTTTTATTGTCAGTCTCGACCGCAACATGATTAAAAAAGCATTCAGGGAAAAAGCAAAGCTGTACCATCCGGATCTTCATGGCAATGAAACAGAAGAAATGATCCTGAAAAGAAAAGAACGTTTCATCAAAATAAAAAAATCTTATGAGTATCTGTCGCAAAGAGTCCATGATGACAGGCCTACAGATGTAAAACAGCCGGAGAATAAACCTCAAAAGCGACCGGTTGTTATTGCTGTAGGCGGAGCAAAGGGCGGTATAGGAAAAAGTCTGGTCACAGCCAATCTGAGCGTTTCCCTGTCCAACAAAGGACTGAAAACAGTTGCCGTGGATCTGGATCTGGGAGGGGCTAATCTGCACCTGTATCTTGGCAAAACCCGTATAAAAAAGAATATCAATGATTTTTTTGATAAAAAAGAGCTTGCCATCTCAGATATCATGGAAAAAACTGATTTCGGCCCTTACCTGATCGGCGGTGACAGCGGCAGGCTGGGAGCCGGTAATATTCCGTTTGCCCGAAAACTCAAATTGTTGAAAGCGATAAAAACAATTGATGCCGATTGTGTTGTCATTGATTTGGGAGGTGATACCTCCTATAATATGCTTGATTTTTTTCTTGCAGCAGATCAGGGTGTTGTGATGACAACATGCGATCCTGCCTCATATCTGGACGCCTATACATTCATCAAAGTGGCTTTATATCGAAAACTGAATCGTTTGTTTGGGCCAGAGTCGGATTATTCAGGAGAAACAACCGGTGTTTTAAAAAATCTTATCCAGGACATGACCCTGCCTCAAAATGGGAGAGGGGTATCAGACATGAATGTTTTCAGGGCAAAAATCAAACAGGAATGTCCGTCAGGACTGGGTATTGTTAATCAGGCCATCTCAGGTTTTTTCCCCCACATCATTGTAAACAAGACAAATGATGCAAATGCAGCCCTTGAACCTGTAAAAAGGATTCAACAGGTGGCAAAGCAGAACCTCACCATTGATGTAAACCATCTTTGCAACCTGCCGTTTATGACCGACATTGAGAGAAGCGCCAGAACTCTTGTTCCATGGGTTTCCACAGACAGTAACGGCAGTTTTGCCCTTTTGCTGGACGGACTATCAAAGACTCTCCTGAGCAATATCATCCTTTAA
- a CDS encoding substrate-binding domain-containing protein, producing the protein MKISKKIKLGFLLILFVLILAGICQADTCKATYGNGILSVKLATGSPGELGLLKELAEVFNREHNTSMCWIKAGSGKSLELLKNKKVDIAMVHAPAAEKQAVKDGWAIKRVLIGSNEFYIVGPKSDPAGIAYAKSAADAYARIAKSQSNFLSRGDNSGTNKKELAIWKKACIDPEGDWYEGNWYIITKTFMMATLKKADQINGYFMTDSSTWVAGKKDIKNLKVLFKGDPVLINTYHGLCQPVGNGKSQEFASKFIDFIASKQGQKIVGEYGKGLYGEAMYNDAEYAKQYNH; encoded by the coding sequence ATGAAAATTTCAAAAAAAATAAAATTGGGATTCTTATTGATTTTATTTGTTTTAATTCTGGCTGGAATCTGCCAAGCAGATACCTGCAAAGCAACCTATGGAAATGGAATTCTTTCAGTTAAATTGGCTACCGGCAGTCCTGGTGAACTGGGTTTGCTAAAAGAGCTTGCCGAAGTATTTAACAGAGAACACAACACATCCATGTGCTGGATAAAGGCAGGGTCGGGTAAATCTTTAGAGCTTCTCAAAAATAAAAAAGTGGATATTGCTATGGTTCATGCGCCTGCTGCTGAAAAACAGGCTGTTAAAGACGGCTGGGCCATTAAAAGAGTTCTTATCGGATCTAATGAGTTTTATATAGTTGGTCCCAAAAGTGATCCGGCAGGCATTGCATATGCAAAAAGTGCTGCTGATGCCTATGCCAGGATTGCAAAAAGCCAATCAAACTTCCTTTCTCGAGGTGATAATTCCGGGACCAACAAAAAGGAACTTGCCATCTGGAAAAAAGCCTGCATTGATCCTGAAGGGGACTGGTATGAAGGCAATTGGTATATTATCACAAAAACATTTATGATGGCCACTTTGAAAAAAGCGGATCAGATAAACGGGTATTTTATGACAGATTCATCAACCTGGGTGGCTGGTAAAAAAGATATTAAAAATTTGAAAGTTTTGTTTAAAGGAGATCCTGTTTTAATCAATACTTACCATGGCCTTTGCCAGCCCGTCGGGAATGGCAAGTCTCAAGAATTTGCTTCAAAATTTATTGATTTTATTGCGTCAAAACAAGGTCAGAAAATTGTTGGTGAATACGGGAAAGGCTTATATGGGGAAGCTATGTACAATGATGCAGAATATGCCAAACAATACAACCATTAA
- a CDS encoding MaoC family dehydratase gives MKNNPPIIDIPLTGYETIFEIKKNPSFKSQMGFIFLKAVLISPFRTNTIADNAIMKTTRMILKNYLPDKQRIKQYRKICAFSEDNRIDIIPISYFQTLFIGLIGRFITSCFFPVNPLGLIHIFQSFEQKRAVTTNEILDLACILSGVRKTPKGIETDFTLEVMSGKTLVWQGVSTFLTKNRVNKKKPSKKKSDIFLAKKETIFVPSETGRKYAAVSGDYNPHHLHTLPAKLFGFKRAIAHGMWSLARVTASLDREFGIQDAAMIEAAFKLPIFLPATTILGYDRQNHTQGHPPIVHFELRDKHQGLPHLKGRLLYKNQG, from the coding sequence ATGAAAAATAATCCGCCAATTATAGACATTCCACTGACCGGGTATGAAACCATTTTTGAGATAAAAAAGAACCCTTCCTTTAAAAGCCAAATGGGTTTTATTTTTCTCAAGGCCGTGTTGATTTCTCCTTTTCGCACCAATACGATTGCAGATAATGCGATTATGAAAACCACCCGGATGATCCTGAAAAATTATTTGCCTGATAAACAGCGAATCAAACAGTATAGAAAAATCTGTGCATTTTCAGAGGACAACAGGATTGATATCATACCCATATCCTATTTTCAGACACTTTTTATCGGGCTTATAGGCAGGTTTATCACCTCTTGTTTTTTTCCGGTTAATCCATTGGGGCTGATCCATATTTTTCAGTCTTTTGAACAAAAAAGAGCTGTGACAACCAATGAAATTCTTGATCTTGCCTGCATCCTTTCAGGTGTTAGAAAAACTCCAAAAGGCATTGAAACCGATTTTACTCTGGAAGTGATGTCAGGCAAAACTCTTGTATGGCAGGGTGTCTCAACTTTTTTAACCAAAAACCGTGTAAACAAGAAAAAACCATCAAAGAAAAAAAGTGACATCTTTTTAGCCAAAAAAGAGACCATTTTTGTGCCGTCAGAAACCGGCAGAAAATATGCAGCCGTCTCAGGGGATTACAATCCCCATCACCTCCACACGTTACCTGCAAAACTTTTTGGATTCAAAAGAGCCATTGCCCATGGCATGTGGAGCTTAGCAAGGGTTACAGCAAGCCTTGACAGGGAATTTGGCATTCAGGATGCCGCCATGATTGAAGCGGCTTTCAAACTGCCGATTTTCCTGCCCGCAACAACTATTCTGGGGTATGACCGCCAAAACCATACACAAGGCCATCCGCCTATTGTTCATTTTGAACTCAGAGACAAACACCAGGGACTGCCCCATTTAAAAGGAAGATTGCTGTATAAAAATCAAGGTTAA
- the gdhA gene encoding NADP-specific glutamate dehydrogenase, whose product MDSILDIVMARDPFEKEFHQAVTEVIESVKPVLDRNPEYRHAGIMERLIEPERVVQFRVPWMDDQGQVRVNRGFRVQMNSAIGPYKGGMRFHPSVNLSIMKFLAFEQVFKNALTTLPIGGGKGGSDFDPKGKSDNEVMRFCQSFMCELFRYLGPYTDVPAGDIGVGGREIGYLFGMYKKLKNEFSGVLTGKSLNWGGSLIRPEATGYGSVFFADEMLSTRKQSLKDKVCLVSGSGNVAQYTIEKLNHLGAKVLTLSDSSGYVYDEKGIDDAKLQYIMYLKNVKRGRIKEYAEKYPKAVYTAFDAGTDHNPLWNHKADCVFPSATQNEINAKDAQNLVNNGVYMVSEGANMPTMPDGIDIFLDNNILYAPGKAANAGGVAVSGLEMSQNSMRIRWSRQEVESRLKSIMQSIHASCLLASEEYGTPGNYVNGANIAGFIKVADSMMDQGIV is encoded by the coding sequence ATGGATTCAATACTTGATATTGTAATGGCAAGAGATCCATTTGAAAAAGAGTTCCATCAGGCGGTCACAGAAGTGATTGAGTCGGTAAAGCCGGTTCTGGACAGGAATCCCGAATACCGTCATGCAGGTATTATGGAAAGACTCATTGAGCCGGAACGTGTGGTTCAGTTCAGGGTTCCCTGGATGGATGACCAGGGGCAGGTTCGGGTCAACCGAGGCTTCAGAGTCCAGATGAACAGCGCCATAGGGCCTTACAAGGGAGGAATGCGTTTCCATCCTTCTGTAAATCTTTCCATTATGAAATTTCTTGCATTTGAACAAGTCTTTAAAAATGCATTGACCACTTTGCCTATAGGAGGTGGAAAAGGAGGATCGGATTTTGATCCCAAAGGCAAATCAGACAATGAAGTCATGCGCTTCTGCCAGAGTTTCATGTGCGAACTGTTTCGTTATTTAGGCCCTTATACGGATGTCCCGGCAGGGGACATTGGTGTTGGCGGAAGAGAGATCGGATACCTTTTCGGGATGTATAAAAAATTGAAAAATGAATTCTCCGGTGTTCTGACCGGCAAAAGTCTTAACTGGGGCGGAAGCCTTATCAGGCCGGAAGCAACCGGTTATGGTTCGGTGTTTTTTGCCGATGAAATGCTGAGTACCCGTAAACAAAGCCTTAAGGACAAGGTTTGTCTTGTTTCAGGCTCCGGCAATGTTGCCCAGTATACCATTGAAAAACTGAACCATCTGGGGGCAAAGGTGCTAACGCTTTCAGATTCTTCCGGATATGTTTATGATGAAAAAGGGATTGATGACGCCAAACTTCAATATATCATGTACCTGAAAAACGTCAAACGCGGAAGGATCAAGGAGTATGCCGAAAAATATCCCAAAGCGGTCTATACGGCTTTTGATGCGGGGACTGACCACAACCCGTTATGGAATCACAAGGCTGACTGTGTGTTTCCCAGTGCCACTCAAAATGAAATCAATGCAAAAGATGCCCAGAATCTGGTGAACAATGGTGTCTATATGGTCAGTGAAGGGGCGAACATGCCCACCATGCCGGACGGGATTGATATATTTCTTGACAATAATATACTTTATGCACCCGGCAAGGCAGCCAATGCCGGCGGTGTCGCCGTATCCGGGCTTGAAATGTCCCAGAATTCAATGAGAATCAGGTGGTCCAGGCAGGAAGTGGAATCCCGGCTTAAATCCATCATGCAAAGCATTCATGCATCATGTCTTTTGGCTTCGGAAGAATATGGAACTCCCGGCAACTATGTTAATGGTGCCAATATTGCCGGATTTATTAAAGTCGCGGATTCAATGATGGATCAGGGGATTGTTTGA
- a CDS encoding cupin domain-containing protein yields the protein MKVVNYKDVLPVVMSNETVKNVAGRVMIGKQDGAKNFCMRVFEMGKNGYTPRHTHDWEHEVFVHTGTGEVLIEDHWHPLSEGSAIFIPANIEHQFKNTSDKTFTFVCLIPSGAPEL from the coding sequence ATGAAAGTGGTCAATTATAAAGATGTCTTGCCGGTTGTCATGAGCAATGAGACTGTTAAAAACGTTGCCGGCAGGGTTATGATCGGAAAACAAGACGGGGCAAAAAACTTTTGCATGAGAGTGTTTGAAATGGGCAAAAACGGGTATACCCCCAGGCACACCCATGATTGGGAACATGAAGTATTTGTCCACACAGGCACAGGAGAAGTGCTTATAGAGGATCATTGGCACCCCTTGTCGGAAGGATCGGCCATATTTATTCCGGCAAACATAGAACACCAGTTCAAAAACACATCGGACAAGACCTTTACCTTTGTCTGCCTGATACCGTCGGGAGCACCTGAATTATGA
- a CDS encoding DUF4214 domain-containing protein, with amino-acid sequence MRKLKSFFIFNVIALSLFWVFNSLAYADLINSEEWETSVDSGSGYGQWTLKENSDGSIRTDGEWTYVYKGNYVNCPFTNAIVTISGQSLSFSATGTATASGAPVGYNTATFTLDVNGTTSDNSGNGNYSISFNQFGWPSKYSGNWQGNLISGGGITTTILKTYYRDADNDGYGDPNSPYEVASQPSGYVTDNTDCNDYDSSIHPGATEITGDGVDQDCNGEDSETKDSGSDNVEVFITRFYQQCLNREPDTDGLNHWMNSLNNGDKAGDELAENFVFSEEFQHLNTSDSEFVTILYNAFFNRTPDTDGYNHWMNQIADGMSRSSVLDGFTSAQEFINLCEDYGIKATSSSNDTSVQGFVTRFYQQCLSREPDTGGLNHWTNSLYNGDQAGADLAESFIFSEEFQNRNTSDSEFITILYKAFFDREPDTSGYNHWMDQIANDLSRSSVLDGFTSAQEFINLCENYGINSTFTDPEPSACIDLIGSRYSVTEIRNLQNCGGPTADYDYYNIINIQQNGCSVTFFDSEGICGSGNLSGTSATITSTWYEDGGTVDAVYNVTFASDGSSFQGTGSATWTDGYDSCQATSTIKGTKY; translated from the coding sequence ATGAGAAAATTGAAATCATTTTTTATTTTTAATGTTATAGCACTATCCCTTTTTTGGGTTTTTAATTCATTAGCTTATGCAGATCTTATTAATTCTGAAGAATGGGAAACAAGTGTTGATTCTGGGTCAGGTTATGGACAATGGACATTAAAAGAAAATTCAGACGGCTCTATTAGAACGGATGGAGAGTGGACTTATGTTTATAAAGGAAATTATGTTAATTGCCCTTTTACAAATGCAATAGTTACAATATCTGGACAATCTTTATCATTTAGCGCCACAGGCACAGCAACAGCTTCTGGTGCCCCTGTAGGCTATAATACAGCAACCTTTACATTAGACGTTAACGGAACAACTTCAGATAATTCTGGAAATGGAAACTATAGTATTTCTTTTAATCAATTTGGTTGGCCATCAAAATATTCAGGCAATTGGCAAGGTAATTTAATAAGTGGTGGTGGAATAACAACTACTATATTAAAAACCTACTATCGAGATGCTGATAATGATGGTTATGGTGATCCAAACAGTCCCTACGAAGTTGCTTCTCAACCTTCAGGATATGTAACAGACAACACTGATTGCAATGATTACGACTCAAGTATTCACCCAGGAGCGACTGAAATCACAGGAGATGGAGTTGACCAGGACTGCAATGGTGAAGATTCAGAGACTAAGGATTCTGGTAGCGATAATGTAGAAGTATTTATAACACGTTTTTATCAACAATGTCTTAACAGAGAACCTGACACTGATGGGCTCAATCATTGGATGAATAGCCTAAACAATGGAGATAAGGCAGGGGATGAACTCGCAGAGAATTTTGTTTTCAGTGAAGAGTTTCAGCATTTAAATACATCTGATTCTGAGTTTGTAACTATTCTTTATAATGCATTTTTTAATAGAACACCGGATACGGATGGCTATAATCACTGGATGAATCAAATTGCCGATGGCATGAGCCGTTCCTCGGTTCTTGACGGATTTACATCGGCTCAGGAATTTATAAATCTTTGTGAAGATTATGGGATTAAAGCAACTTCTTCTTCAAACGACACGTCTGTTCAAGGGTTTGTTACCCGTTTTTATCAACAATGCCTTAGTCGTGAGCCTGACACTGGAGGACTCAATCATTGGACTAATAGTCTTTACAACGGTGATCAAGCCGGAGCTGATCTTGCAGAGTCTTTTATTTTCAGTGAAGAGTTTCAGAATCGAAATACATCTGATTCTGAATTTATAACTATACTTTATAAGGCCTTTTTTGATAGAGAACCGGATACATCCGGTTATAATCATTGGATGGATCAAATTGCCAATGATCTAAGCCGTTCCTCGGTTCTTGACGGATTTACATCGGCTCAGGAGTTTATAAACCTTTGTGAAAATTATGGGATTAATTCTACTTTTACAGATCCAGAACCATCAGCATGTATTGATTTGATCGGTTCAAGGTATTCTGTTACAGAAATCAGGAATTTGCAAAATTGTGGTGGACCAACTGCAGATTACGATTATTATAATATTATTAATATCCAGCAAAATGGTTGCAGTGTTACTTTTTTTGATTCAGAAGGGATATGCGGATCAGGAAACTTATCCGGAACTTCTGCCACAATCACTTCAACCTGGTATGAAGATGGTGGAACTGTTGATGCTGTTTATAATGTTACATTCGCAAGTGATGGGTCTTCATTTCAAGGGACAGGAAGTGCTACATGGACGGATGGTTATGACAGCTGTCAAGCTACTTCAACAATAAAAGGTACAAAATATTAG
- a CDS encoding thioredoxin family protein: protein MNIFDTASKTLIQTWDQTIKEPVKIKLIATDHAENSQFANFTRQMADATSKLVIESEKGEKDLPGFLLKENITYSALPLKKELDPFLDALSQVNGTPPMLAQSDLSENVQSTLDKIDIPVRLTLYIALECPHCPNVVRTVIPIALNCKNINLHIIDGSLFSETAQKDGVMSAPCLILDDDFRWTGNVTADEIVNMIVGRDPSQLSAGTLKNILEQGDASWIARQMIEKQNIFDAFIKLLLHDTWSVRLGAMVIVEELAETDPKLAARLCPVLISLFDETDPPVQGDILYALGETGDRKTADWIKEKLAELDHEDLVDAAKEALETLETNNG, encoded by the coding sequence ATGAACATATTTGACACAGCATCCAAAACCTTGATCCAAACCTGGGATCAAACAATCAAAGAACCGGTCAAGATAAAACTGATCGCCACGGATCACGCTGAGAACTCTCAATTTGCAAATTTTACCCGCCAGATGGCAGATGCCACATCAAAGCTGGTCATTGAATCTGAGAAAGGAGAAAAAGACCTGCCGGGGTTCTTGCTCAAAGAGAACATCACCTATTCAGCCCTTCCCCTAAAAAAAGAACTGGACCCGTTTCTTGACGCCCTGTCACAGGTCAACGGCACCCCACCCATGCTGGCCCAATCCGACCTTTCCGAGAATGTTCAAAGCACACTTGATAAAATAGACATCCCGGTGCGGTTAACACTTTATATTGCTCTTGAGTGCCCCCATTGTCCCAATGTGGTCAGAACTGTCATCCCCATTGCGTTGAATTGCAAAAACATAAATCTTCATATCATTGACGGCAGTTTGTTTAGTGAAACCGCACAAAAAGACGGCGTAATGTCAGCACCCTGCCTGATCCTTGATGATGATTTCAGATGGACCGGTAATGTTACGGCAGATGAAATTGTCAATATGATAGTGGGACGTGATCCGTCACAATTAAGTGCCGGAACCCTGAAAAACATTCTCGAACAGGGGGACGCATCCTGGATAGCCCGGCAGATGATTGAAAAGCAGAATATTTTTGACGCCTTTATCAAACTTTTACTGCATGACACCTGGTCAGTCAGGCTGGGAGCCATGGTAATCGTGGAGGAACTTGCCGAAACTGACCCGAAACTGGCTGCCCGTCTGTGCCCCGTTCTGATCAGCCTGTTTGATGAAACCGATCCCCCTGTTCAGGGAGATATTCTCTATGCCCTGGGAGAAACCGGAGACAGAAAAACAGCAGACTGGATCAAAGAAAAACTTGCCGAACTTGACCATGAAGACCTAGTTGACGCTGCCAAGGAAGCTTTGGAAACTCTGGAGACCAATAATGGATAA